CGACACGTGCGAGACGCTTACAACCCCGCGTTCCCAATCGCGGGTGTGGACCGCGACCGACTCGTCTTGGGACTCGCGGCGGTGTTCGCCGGCCTGACAGTGTTGCTAGTCGTCGCCTCGCTCGCGTCCGGGCCGTGGTACCTGATCCTCCTCGCCGTCCCGTTCGGCGCGACGACGTACTTCATGTGGTACCAGGCGAGCGGCCGGCTCGAAGAACGGACGCGGACGAGGCGGGTCCGCGCCGGCAGTCGCTTCGGCCGTGGCGCGCGGAGGAACGATCCGAACGGTCCAGGGGGGTTCGGTGCTGGCGCACGGAACGGCCGCACGCGGGGGCGCGCGAGCGTTCGGCCCCCGTCGTCGGGGCCCTCGCCGACAGAGGCGTACCGGACGCTCGGGCTCGACCCCGGGGCCGACGAAGACGCCGTGCGGCAGGCCTACCGACAGCGAGTCAAGGAGGTCCATCCGGACAGGCCGTCGGGAGACGAGGACGAGTTCAAGCGGGTCAACCGGGCGTACGAGCGGCTGACCGACGAACAGACGTAGCTTCCTGATCGATGCTCGCCGGAGGCGTCGTCCGTCGGGGGTGTTCGTGTGACAT
This Salinigranum marinum DNA region includes the following protein-coding sequences:
- a CDS encoding J domain-containing protein; the encoded protein is MDRDRLVLGLAAVFAGLTVLLVVASLASGPWYLILLAVPFGATTYFMWYQASGRLEERTRTRRVRAGSRFGRGARRNDPNGPGGFGAGARNGRTRGRASVRPPSSGPSPTEAYRTLGLDPGADEDAVRQAYRQRVKEVHPDRPSGDEDEFKRVNRAYERLTDEQT